GGCAGATAATCCGTTCTTTGGGGCATGGCAATAAAGTCTGCCTGATACAACTGTTTAAAGGAAGACAATTTTACGGCGAACAAAATATTTTAACTAAACTTGACGGGTTAGATTTTTTTTCTTTTGCAAAAGAGCATCCTTACTGTATAAAAAACGTGTCTATTGAAGAGGCAAAAGAAAAATGCATTCCTGCCATGGAAAAGCTTGCCGAACTTACAAATTCCTGCAAGAAATATGATTTAGTCGTTTTGGAAGAGTTTAACATCGCTTTAAGGGATGGTTTTTTGGATAAAATGCAATTTATCAATCTACTCAAAAAACTGTCCGAAAAATCCGATATTGTAATAACTGGTAGAGCTGCGCCGCAGGAACTTATAGATATTGCCGATCTGGTGACGGAAATGAAAGAAATTAAACATCCATACAAAAAAGGAATTCCTGCAAAAAAAGGTATAGAATTCTGATGAAAAATAAAATATTTATAATTATTTCGCTCATATTTTTGTTCTCTGTGCAGCTTTACGCTGGAAAGTATAGCCGCATAATATCTTTGGCGCCTTCAGTGACGGAAAGCCTTTATGATCTTGATATGGATAAAGAAGTTATTGCGATAACGATTTATTGTCCGAAAGGAAAAAGTCAAAAAGAAATAATCGGAACGTTACTGGAACCCTATATAGAGAAAATCGTCATGTTAAAACCAGACTTGATAATTTCAGCTAAAGAAGGAAACAATAAGGCTGCCGTTGAAAAAATACAAAGACTTGGTTTTGAAGTTTATGTAATGGAAACCGCTGGTAATTTTAAAGAAATATGCGGCAATTTTCTTGCTCTTGCCGAAAAGCTTAAAAAAGAGGAAAAAGCAAAAGATTTGATTTCCAAAGCTGAAAAAGAAGTGCTTTCAATTTATTCCAAAACCGCTTTACTGCCTAAAGAAAGAGTTTTTTGGGAAGTGGGCGCCAAACCTCTTTACACTACAGGAAAACATAGTTTTATAAACGACTATAATTATTATACGTCTACCGTTAACATATATAATGATATAAACATGCGCTATCCTTCTGTAAATATCGAAGATGTCGTCGAACGCAATCCTGATGTCATAATTATGGTCAATATGGGAGATATAAGTAAAGATGAAATTCAAAACTGGAAAAAATACAGTGCGGTTTCAGCTGTGCGCAATGATAAAGTTTACATGATAGACGTCAACGATATTTTCACACCTACGCCTTCGACTTTTGCCAAAGGTGTAAAAATTCTCGCCAAAACAATATTTCCGGAGATATTTGGTGGCAAGTAAACGAACAAAAATGCTCGTATTTTCAATAATGCCGGCATTGGCATTTTTTGTTTTTATTTTTTCTTTAAAAGCAGGAACAAAAGATATTTCATTTTTCGATACGCTAAAAGCTTTGTTCGGAATCGGTGAAGAAAGTGTTTTGATGATTGTAAAACAAATAAGGCTTCCGCGCATAATGATGGCTATGACGGCCGGCGCCGGACTTGCCGCAGGCGGCTGTGTTTTTCAGGGAATATTGAGAAACCCTCTTGCAGACCCTTTTACGCTCGGAATTTCCGGCGGAGCGGCTTTTGGCGTTTGTGCGAGTTTTGTCGCCGGACTGGCTTCAGTCGGATGGATATTTATACCGTTTTCGGCTTTTGCTGGAGCGCTGTTGGCGGTTTTGGCAGTTTATATTTTAAGTATGCGGGAAAAATTTAATTCAAATTCCATGATACTTTA
The Candidatus Endomicrobium procryptotermitis DNA segment above includes these coding regions:
- a CDS encoding helical backbone metal receptor, with protein sequence MKNKIFIIISLIFLFSVQLYAGKYSRIISLAPSVTESLYDLDMDKEVIAITIYCPKGKSQKEIIGTLLEPYIEKIVMLKPDLIISAKEGNNKAAVEKIQRLGFEVYVMETAGNFKEICGNFLALAEKLKKEEKAKDLISKAEKEVLSIYSKTALLPKERVFWEVGAKPLYTTGKHSFINDYNYYTSTVNIYNDINMRYPSVNIEDVVERNPDVIIMVNMGDISKDEIQNWKKYSAVSAVRNDKVYMIDVNDIFTPTPSTFAKGVKILAKTIFPEIFGGK
- a CDS encoding cob(I)yrinic acid a,c-diamide adenosyltransferase; translated protein: MIIINTGDGKGKTTASIGQIIRSLGHGNKVCLIQLFKGRQFYGEQNILTKLDGLDFFSFAKEHPYCIKNVSIEEAKEKCIPAMEKLAELTNSCKKYDLVVLEEFNIALRDGFLDKMQFINLLKKLSEKSDIVITGRAAPQELIDIADLVTEMKEIKHPYKKGIPAKKGIEF